A portion of the Bifidobacterium sp. ESL0800 genome contains these proteins:
- a CDS encoding DASS family sodium-coupled anion symporter, which produces MAANSPAPSSGAIAINKTKIIKAAICVVVGLAIFVIPPPQGVHPGGMHMLGVFVGTILGLILQPLPTSAVAIIGLTVAMLTGAMDPSKEAFSGLGSASIWLIVAAFFIAQGFVSTGLGRRIALVFISWLGKSSLGISYGLAAADLVLAPATPSNTARLGGILFPIIQSISEVQGSTTESEESRKKLGGFLSATANNVNAITSAMFATSMAAGPVVIQLASQMHHPIGWGTWAIACIIPGLLCLILIPILIYKIFPPTIKHVPTARTDAKAELKAMGSLSPKEWVMALSFVLMLILWATGSMTGISATTVAFLGVTILLCTGIITWKSMANDKSAWSTLIFFGVLVGMAKPLSTLGVTDWLGGLIAHMVGGMPWYAVLFILGICYVLVHYLFASELAQVVALYTLFVTVTIAAGAPAPVAVLTFGALSGLIGAMTHYASGPSALIYGADYLKTSEFLRVGIICAMVTTVIFLTVGVGWWKVIGLW; this is translated from the coding sequence ATGGCAGCAAATTCCCCGGCTCCGTCGTCTGGAGCCATCGCCATTAACAAGACCAAGATCATCAAGGCCGCCATCTGCGTGGTTGTCGGACTTGCGATTTTCGTCATACCGCCTCCCCAAGGGGTGCACCCAGGTGGCATGCATATGCTGGGCGTGTTCGTCGGTACGATTCTCGGCCTGATTCTCCAGCCTTTGCCGACTTCCGCTGTCGCCATCATCGGCCTGACCGTGGCCATGCTCACCGGGGCGATGGATCCTTCGAAAGAGGCGTTCTCGGGCCTTGGCAGTGCTTCGATCTGGCTGATCGTCGCGGCGTTCTTCATTGCCCAGGGCTTCGTCTCGACCGGTCTGGGACGTCGCATCGCGCTGGTCTTCATTTCATGGCTTGGCAAATCCTCCCTCGGCATCTCCTATGGCCTTGCGGCCGCTGATTTGGTGCTGGCGCCTGCCACACCTTCCAATACCGCACGTCTGGGCGGCATTCTGTTCCCGATCATCCAATCGATCAGCGAGGTTCAGGGGTCGACCACCGAATCCGAGGAATCCCGCAAGAAGCTGGGTGGGTTCCTTTCCGCCACGGCCAACAACGTCAACGCCATCACTTCGGCGATGTTCGCCACTTCCATGGCCGCCGGGCCCGTGGTGATTCAGCTTGCCTCGCAGATGCACCATCCGATCGGCTGGGGAACGTGGGCAATCGCCTGCATTATTCCCGGTCTGCTCTGCCTGATCCTCATTCCGATCTTGATCTACAAGATATTCCCGCCGACCATCAAGCATGTGCCCACCGCCAGGACGGACGCCAAAGCGGAACTCAAAGCGATGGGTTCGCTGAGCCCCAAGGAATGGGTCATGGCGCTTTCCTTCGTGCTGATGCTCATCCTCTGGGCCACCGGTTCGATGACCGGCATCTCGGCCACCACGGTCGCCTTCCTCGGCGTCACCATCCTACTGTGCACGGGAATCATCACTTGGAAATCCATGGCCAACGACAAGTCCGCTTGGTCCACGCTGATCTTCTTCGGCGTGCTGGTCGGCATGGCCAAGCCGTTGAGCACCCTCGGCGTCACCGATTGGCTCGGCGGCCTGATCGCACACATGGTAGGTGGCATGCCTTGGTATGCTGTCCTCTTCATTCTTGGCATCTGCTACGTGCTGGTCCATTATCTGTTCGCCTCCGAGCTGGCTCAGGTGGTCGCGCTGTACACGCTCTTCGTCACCGTCACCATCGCTGCAGGTGCGCCTGCGCCCGTTGCCGTACTCACCTTTGGCGCTCTTTCCGGTCTGATCGGAGCCATGACGCATTATGCGTCCGGCCCCTCCGCCCTGATCTACGGCGCGGATTATCTCAAGACCTCCGAATTCCTTCGTGTGGGCATCATCTGCGCCATGGTCACCACCGTCATCTTCCTGACCGTCGGCGTCGGCTGGTGGAAGGTCATCGGTCTTTGGTGA
- a CDS encoding 50S ribosomal protein L25/general stress protein Ctc: MANTITIEGEVRNEFGKGVARRMRVAKQIPATIYAGGNDPVFVKLPMRETTLALRRTNALFTIKYGKDSKMAVVKDVQRNPVKRIVEHIDFYEVKAGEKIEVEVPVFAVGTPKGAAVAFVDIQQLRVRASVDQLPERIDVNVDGLQDGEKVFAHDLELPKGVELVNTDPEESVVTVEVPEDATATTAVSAEDAAAESTEGAAAEGDAAAPAADAAAADADKK; the protein is encoded by the coding sequence ATGGCAAACACCATTACCATCGAAGGCGAAGTCCGCAATGAGTTCGGCAAGGGCGTGGCCCGCCGTATGCGCGTGGCCAAGCAGATTCCGGCCACCATCTACGCCGGCGGCAACGACCCAGTTTTCGTGAAGCTGCCGATGCGTGAGACCACCTTGGCCCTGCGCCGCACGAACGCGCTGTTCACCATCAAGTACGGCAAGGATTCCAAGATGGCCGTCGTCAAGGACGTCCAGCGCAACCCTGTCAAGCGCATTGTCGAGCACATCGACTTCTACGAGGTCAAGGCGGGCGAGAAGATCGAGGTCGAGGTCCCGGTCTTCGCCGTGGGTACCCCGAAGGGCGCGGCAGTCGCGTTCGTCGATATTCAGCAGCTGCGTGTGCGTGCCAGCGTCGACCAGCTGCCCGAGCGTATCGACGTCAATGTCGATGGCCTGCAGGACGGCGAGAAGGTCTTTGCTCATGATCTCGAGCTGCCGAAGGGCGTCGAGCTCGTCAACACCGATCCCGAAGAGTCCGTGGTCACCGTCGAGGTGCCTGAGGACGCCACCGCCACCACCGCGGTCTCCGCTGAGGATGCCGCCGCCGAAAGCACTGAAGGCGCCGCGGCCGAAGGTGACGCCGCTGCTCCTGCTGCTGATGCCGCAGCTGCTGACGCCGACAAGAAGTGA
- a CDS encoding branched-chain amino acid aminotransferase, whose product MTEQTHHDPQALSQLTEPFEVLDNPHPATDAERAKLIDKPAFGQLFSDNMVHMVWHKSSGWGDRRVEPYGPLAMDPGASVLHYAQECFEGLKAYRHADGSTWLFRPDANAERFANSAKRLYLPELSKDDFLGSVAALVKRDVEWVPTRREYTLYMRPYMFASEAFLGVRAPQTVDYCVIASPSGPYFPGGVKPVSIWVEDKWFRTGPGGTGFAKCGGNYAASLLGEYRGADHGCEQVCFVDAATKTYLEELGGMNMFTVHKDGHLETPSLTGNILPGVTRRSLIQLAQDHGRDVVETMIKLDDLLEDIKSGEVTEVFACGTAAIITPIGRFKSETFDVEVNGNKSGDLTLQLRDELLGIQMGEIDDPHDWMWKVC is encoded by the coding sequence ATGACTGAGCAAACCCATCATGATCCGCAAGCGTTGTCGCAATTGACCGAGCCTTTCGAGGTTCTCGACAACCCACATCCCGCAACCGACGCCGAGCGCGCGAAGCTGATTGACAAGCCGGCGTTCGGCCAGCTTTTCAGCGACAACATGGTCCACATGGTATGGCACAAGTCCAGCGGCTGGGGCGATCGCCGGGTCGAACCGTATGGCCCGCTTGCCATGGATCCTGGCGCCTCTGTTCTGCACTATGCGCAGGAGTGCTTCGAAGGTCTCAAGGCCTATCGCCACGCCGACGGCAGCACATGGCTGTTCCGTCCGGACGCGAACGCCGAGCGTTTCGCCAATTCCGCCAAGCGCCTTTATCTGCCTGAACTTTCCAAGGACGATTTCCTGGGTTCCGTCGCCGCGCTGGTCAAGCGCGACGTCGAATGGGTGCCGACCCGTCGCGAGTACACGCTCTACATGCGCCCGTATATGTTCGCCTCCGAGGCGTTCCTCGGCGTGCGCGCCCCGCAGACCGTCGACTACTGCGTCATCGCCTCGCCCTCCGGCCCGTACTTCCCGGGCGGCGTCAAGCCGGTGAGCATCTGGGTGGAGGACAAGTGGTTCCGCACCGGCCCCGGTGGCACCGGCTTCGCCAAGTGCGGCGGCAATTATGCGGCCTCCCTGCTGGGCGAGTACCGCGGCGCCGACCACGGCTGCGAGCAGGTCTGCTTCGTCGACGCGGCCACCAAGACCTACCTTGAGGAACTCGGCGGCATGAACATGTTCACCGTGCACAAGGACGGCCATTTGGAGACTCCGTCGCTGACGGGCAACATCCTTCCCGGCGTCACCCGCCGTTCGCTCATCCAGCTGGCGCAGGACCACGGCCGCGATGTCGTCGAGACCATGATCAAGCTCGACGACCTGCTGGAAGACATCAAGTCCGGCGAGGTCACCGAGGTCTTCGCCTGCGGCACCGCCGCCATCATCACCCCGATCGGCCGCTTCAAGTCCGAGACCTTCGACGTCGAGGTCAACGGCAACAAGTCCGGCGACCTCACGCTGCAGCTGCGTGACGAGCTGCTCGGCATCCAGATGGGTGAGATCGACGATCCGCACGACTGGATGTGGAAGGTCTGCTGA
- a CDS encoding TRIC cation channel family protein — protein sequence MQLALESNVFFWAIEYIATFCCGLLGGLCAVKKKYDFIAILLTVWLTGLGGGIIRDVLLGALPPVGVSDRGLVITSLITGVAVAVIYPEVDRLKWPMVALDALALGLYAVNGTQKALIYHTSGMTAVFMGLITAIGGGLIRDMLLNDVPAVIRDSHWYTVPALIGSVLTVFVTRAYQGGHIPFTFEVIGDIAVVAFVVVLRVLSVRFDWKVPGAIKRHHALLPLPVKGDDEKADGNR from the coding sequence ATGCAGTTGGCGCTGGAAAGTAACGTGTTTTTCTGGGCCATCGAATATATCGCGACTTTCTGCTGCGGTCTTTTGGGCGGGCTGTGCGCCGTCAAGAAAAAGTATGATTTCATCGCCATCCTCCTGACCGTCTGGCTCACCGGCCTCGGCGGCGGCATCATCCGTGACGTGCTGCTTGGTGCATTGCCACCTGTCGGTGTTTCCGACAGGGGACTGGTCATCACCTCATTGATTACCGGCGTCGCCGTCGCTGTCATCTATCCCGAGGTGGACAGGCTCAAATGGCCGATGGTGGCGCTTGACGCCTTGGCGTTGGGGCTGTATGCGGTCAATGGGACGCAAAAGGCGCTGATCTATCACACCTCCGGCATGACCGCCGTCTTCATGGGGTTGATTACGGCCATCGGGGGAGGGCTGATTCGCGACATGCTCTTGAACGATGTGCCTGCGGTCATCCGCGACAGTCATTGGTACACCGTTCCGGCGTTGATCGGCAGCGTCCTGACGGTGTTCGTCACCCGTGCCTATCAGGGTGGGCATATCCCGTTCACATTCGAAGTCATCGGCGATATTGCCGTTGTGGCTTTCGTTGTCGTCCTGCGTGTATTGTCCGTCCGTTTCGATTGGAAGGTGCCGGGGGCGATCAAACGCCATCATGCGTTGCTGCCGTTGCCGGTCAAGGGCGACGACGAAAAAGCTGACGGTAATCGTTGA
- a CDS encoding ABC transporter ATP-binding protein: protein MEAGDSTRNDKPAAKGRSRIPSLTTLRKSLRLLTAVAPISVIVLLVLTVVRALLSPLQILATTQIVNSVATGVLAKVVDSAIFFALVLVSMFVAENVIKYLSDSIREKLSYHANCSIVDKLTTLETQQFEDAQTNDCIQRAGGDTGGHIFAIFDSARDFLQSLLTIVSVFSLLVSWNKWVAFFLLLAPIPGTIGTLMASSKQYNIDYQRAGEQRLSDYYRSILTSDNAAKEVHLFGLGGLLSGRYKTLIAGFLKQDLAMSRTYLWIALGLGILTTLANIGAVSVGAIQAMHTGNVGQLAGYISATGSFGQSVLLILVSVSSVYQSLLYAGNWVHLMDIEPAVIRSGDEKLDDGTPVTVSFRNVRFAYPGSIDGKEILHGVSFDLPAGQCSALVGLNGAGKSTIAKLILRVYEPTEGSIFINGRDISEYSRTSLYERCSAIFQDYIRYERPLRENVGFGDPDRIDDDDAIEHALDLVGMKRLGQSLPEGLDTVLGRHFEGGYQLSIGQWQRVALARALFRRPSLLIMDEPTASVDALSEKHFFNSLDRADNTEEGGAAHHHPHRPSFHHHHPRQSYRRPA from the coding sequence ATGGAAGCTGGTGATAGTACGAGGAATGATAAGCCTGCGGCAAAGGGGCGTTCTCGCATCCCGTCTCTGACGACATTGCGAAAGTCATTACGGCTATTGACGGCAGTAGCACCGATATCCGTCATTGTCCTCCTTGTTCTTACTGTGGTGCGGGCCCTGCTGTCGCCCCTACAGATTTTGGCCACAACGCAGATCGTGAATTCCGTGGCTACGGGTGTGCTTGCGAAGGTTGTCGATTCGGCGATATTTTTTGCTCTGGTCTTAGTGTCAATGTTCGTGGCCGAGAACGTCATTAAATATCTCTCCGACTCAATTCGAGAAAAACTATCCTACCACGCTAATTGCAGTATCGTCGATAAGCTCACTACGCTCGAAACGCAGCAGTTCGAGGATGCACAGACCAACGATTGCATACAGCGGGCCGGAGGGGATACCGGCGGACATATCTTCGCTATATTTGATAGCGCACGTGATTTTCTACAGTCGCTGCTCACTATCGTATCCGTATTCTCCTTACTGGTTTCATGGAACAAATGGGTGGCCTTTTTCCTTCTGCTGGCGCCTATTCCAGGTACCATCGGCACATTGATGGCCAGTTCCAAACAGTACAATATCGATTACCAGCGGGCAGGCGAACAACGCTTGTCGGACTATTATCGTTCGATTCTGACATCGGATAATGCAGCCAAGGAAGTCCATCTGTTTGGTCTGGGTGGTTTGTTGTCAGGACGTTACAAGACGCTTATCGCAGGTTTTCTCAAACAGGATCTCGCTATGTCGCGTACCTATCTGTGGATTGCGCTTGGCTTGGGGATTCTTACGACCCTAGCCAATATCGGGGCGGTCTCCGTAGGTGCGATTCAGGCCATGCATACAGGCAACGTCGGGCAGCTGGCCGGTTATATCAGCGCGACAGGTTCATTCGGACAATCGGTACTGCTCATTTTGGTTTCGGTCTCCAGCGTCTATCAGAGTCTGCTGTACGCCGGCAATTGGGTTCATCTCATGGACATTGAGCCGGCTGTGATCCGCTCCGGCGACGAGAAACTCGATGATGGAACGCCCGTGACCGTTTCCTTCCGAAACGTACGATTTGCCTATCCTGGTTCCATCGATGGCAAAGAGATTCTCCATGGTGTCTCCTTTGATCTTCCCGCCGGTCAATGTTCGGCTCTGGTTGGACTCAATGGTGCGGGTAAATCGACGATCGCAAAACTGATTTTACGTGTCTATGAGCCCACTGAAGGGTCGATTTTCATTAACGGCAGAGATATCAGTGAATATTCCCGTACGTCATTGTACGAGCGGTGTTCCGCGATTTTCCAGGATTATATACGATATGAGCGGCCCTTGCGTGAGAATGTGGGATTTGGCGATCCGGATCGCATCGACGATGATGATGCCATTGAACATGCGCTTGATCTGGTAGGGATGAAGAGGCTCGGGCAGTCGCTGCCCGAGGGGCTGGATACTGTATTGGGAAGGCACTTCGAGGGTGGCTACCAACTTTCCATTGGGCAATGGCAGCGAGTCGCCCTGGCCCGCGCTTTGTTCAGGCGGCCGTCATTGCTGATCATGGATGAGCCGACCGCATCCGTGGACGCCCTTTCCGAGAAGCATTTCTTCAACTCACTGGATCGGGCGGATAATACGGAAGAGGGGGGCGCGGCGCACCACCATCCTCATCGCCCATCGTTTCACCACCATCACCCACGCCAGTCATATCGTCGTCCTGCGTGA
- a CDS encoding helix-turn-helix transcriptional regulator, with amino-acid sequence MVDRHMSLKELADEVGISNVNLSKIKNNRVAAIRFTTLAGICEALDCQPGDILKYETKQSMR; translated from the coding sequence ATGGTCGACCGGCATATGTCGCTCAAGGAGCTGGCGGACGAGGTGGGCATCTCCAACGTCAATCTTTCGAAAATCAAGAACAACCGCGTGGCAGCCATCCGCTTCACGACACTGGCCGGCATCTGTGAAGCTTTGGACTGCCAGCCCGGCGACATCCTCAAGTACGAGACAAAACAATCGATGCGATAA
- a CDS encoding type II CAAX endopeptidase family protein — translation MVETGEKATGDMGSLNGLNVTDVPRDPNNSYISNGMDNVGNIDRNNGVDDSGYQGDDGLSGSGCQGDGDRLSGSDHVNGVDGVDVVDGENGENAVAAEGEVDERAATALNVQGGFSNLPAPFQQPQAEAKPLSPDGQRRHDVGHQAAIIWGFIVLWLVLQVIGVVFAMLGHMPEKKTDAVVGTVSEPIAILVVLLACRKLYIDKSQGSRSIRFTIRLSSRKPMNWRMWLCLLVAMLAFSAVGDLFAQGFQGALDLLGWSQHSNGDEIDQMVSSSIFGLLSLGFVGPVTEELLMRGIVMPNLERYGRIFAIVTSALLFGFIHGDISQGFNAVLLGLVLGWMASEYSVAWSMSMHIFYNLVICEGVGRLFGMLAEPMQTVAQWTFDGVFFVVAIVLVVVNKDKIMAWYRRNRSPKHAYRGWRSPLFIFTLAAFLFFALTRISF, via the coding sequence ATGGTCGAGACAGGGGAGAAGGCGACAGGTGACATGGGGAGCTTGAACGGGTTGAACGTCACGGACGTTCCGCGAGACCCGAATAACTCCTACATTTCGAATGGCATGGATAACGTTGGCAATATAGACCGAAATAATGGCGTAGATGATTCTGGTTATCAAGGAGATGACGGTTTAAGCGGCTCTGGTTGTCAAGGAGACGGTGACCGTTTGAGCGGTTCTGACCATGTTAATGGCGTTGATGGCGTTGACGTTGTTGACGGTGAGAATGGTGAGAACGCCGTTGCTGCAGAAGGAGAAGTTGATGAAAGAGCTGCGACGGCATTGAATGTTCAAGGTGGATTTTCCAACCTGCCTGCGCCATTCCAACAACCGCAAGCTGAAGCTAAACCGTTGAGCCCAGACGGGCAGCGACGGCACGATGTGGGGCACCAGGCCGCAATCATCTGGGGCTTTATAGTGCTGTGGCTTGTATTGCAGGTGATTGGTGTTGTTTTCGCCATGCTTGGCCATATGCCGGAGAAGAAGACAGACGCCGTGGTCGGCACCGTCAGCGAGCCGATCGCCATCCTTGTCGTGCTGCTGGCGTGTCGGAAGCTCTATATCGACAAATCGCAAGGCTCAAGATCAATCCGCTTCACGATACGTCTCTCATCCCGAAAACCGATGAACTGGCGGATGTGGCTCTGCTTGCTTGTCGCGATGCTGGCTTTCTCGGCGGTCGGCGACCTGTTCGCCCAAGGTTTCCAAGGCGCGCTGGATCTGTTGGGATGGTCGCAACATAGCAATGGCGACGAGATCGACCAGATGGTGAGCAGCTCGATCTTCGGTCTGCTTTCGTTGGGTTTCGTCGGGCCTGTGACCGAGGAGCTGCTGATGCGTGGCATCGTGATGCCGAATCTGGAACGCTATGGCAGGATTTTCGCCATCGTAACGTCAGCGTTGCTGTTCGGTTTCATCCATGGCGACATCAGCCAAGGCTTCAATGCCGTGCTGCTGGGCTTGGTGCTCGGTTGGATGGCCAGCGAGTATTCTGTGGCATGGTCGATGAGCATGCACATCTTTTATAATCTCGTGATATGCGAAGGAGTCGGCAGGCTGTTCGGCATGCTTGCCGAGCCCATGCAGACCGTGGCGCAGTGGACATTCGATGGTGTCTTCTTCGTCGTCGCCATCGTGTTGGTGGTGGTGAACAAGGACAAGATCATGGCTTGGTACCGCCGCAACCGTAGCCCCAAGCACGCCTACCGTGGCTGGCGCTCACCGCTGTTCATCTTCACCTTGGCGGCGTTCCTCTTCTTCGCGCTGACCAGGATTTCGTTCTGA
- the rpsT gene encoding 30S ribosomal protein S20, protein MANIKSQKKRVLTNEKAHKRNVSVKSSLKTAIRKTREAIESGDKAAAQAAYQIAGQKLDKAASAGVVHKNQAANRKSNLAVAINKM, encoded by the coding sequence GTGGCAAACATTAAGTCGCAGAAGAAGCGCGTGCTGACCAATGAAAAGGCGCACAAGCGCAACGTGTCCGTGAAGTCCAGCCTGAAGACTGCGATTCGCAAGACCCGTGAAGCCATCGAGTCCGGAGACAAGGCGGCAGCCCAGGCTGCTTACCAGATCGCCGGCCAGAAGCTCGACAAGGCCGCCAGCGCGGGCGTGGTTCACAAGAACCAGGCCGCCAACCGCAAGTCTAATCTCGCGGTTGCCATCAACAAGATGTGA
- the lepA gene encoding translation elongation factor 4, whose protein sequence is MTEAKNKPGFTDQSLIRNFCIIAHIDHGKSTVADRILQLSGIVPQREMHDRFLDRMDIEQERGITIKSQAVRVPWTFDGQEYTLGMIDTPGHVDFTYEVSRALAACEGAVLLVDATQGIEAQTLSNLYMAIEDDLTIIPVLNKIDLPSAEPDKHAEEIANLLGCKPSDVLRVSGKTGEGIKDLLDQIVLEIPAPHGDPKAPARALIFDSVYDTYRGIVTYIRMVDGELKSREKVHMMGIGMTHEPIEIGVISPDMAPTKALGAGEVGYIITGAKDVSQSKVGDTVTSAVRPATEPLPGYRDPHPMVYAGIFPIDNAQFPELRDALDKLKLNDAALTYEPETSVALGFGFRCGFLGLLHMEIVVERLSREFGLDLISTAPNVTYKVTAEDGTLHEVKNPSEFPDGKIKQIVEPMVAADIITPKEFIGSVMDLCQDHRGEMGTMEYLSPERVEMHYRIPLAEIVFDFFDQLKSRTKGYASLDYHEDGEQAADLVKVDILIQGEKVDAFSAIVHRDKSYSYGVMMTKKLQKLIPRQQFEIPIQAAIGSRVIARETIRALRKDVLAKCYGGDITRKRKLLEKQKAGKKRMKMLGHVEVPQEAFVAALSTGEAGANKSMDIDTKNKIRAAEKAVK, encoded by the coding sequence GTGACTGAGGCGAAGAACAAACCGGGATTCACCGATCAATCGCTGATTCGTAATTTCTGCATCATCGCGCATATCGACCATGGCAAGTCGACGGTGGCCGACCGCATCCTCCAGCTCTCCGGCATCGTGCCGCAACGCGAGATGCACGACCGGTTCCTCGACCGCATGGACATCGAGCAGGAGCGCGGTATCACCATCAAATCGCAGGCCGTGCGCGTGCCATGGACCTTCGACGGACAGGAATATACGCTGGGTATGATCGACACCCCCGGCCACGTCGATTTCACCTACGAGGTCTCGCGTGCGCTGGCCGCATGCGAGGGCGCGGTGCTGCTGGTCGATGCCACGCAGGGTATCGAGGCTCAGACACTCTCCAACCTCTATATGGCCATCGAGGACGACCTGACTATCATTCCGGTCCTGAACAAGATCGACCTGCCCAGTGCCGAACCCGACAAGCACGCCGAGGAGATCGCGAACCTGTTGGGTTGCAAGCCAAGCGACGTGCTGCGCGTCTCCGGCAAAACCGGTGAGGGCATCAAGGATCTGCTCGACCAGATCGTGCTGGAAATTCCTGCGCCGCACGGCGACCCGAAGGCTCCCGCCCGTGCGCTGATATTCGATTCCGTTTATGACACCTACCGCGGCATCGTCACCTACATCCGTATGGTCGACGGCGAGCTGAAAAGCCGCGAAAAGGTGCACATGATGGGCATCGGCATGACGCACGAACCCATCGAGATCGGTGTGATCAGCCCGGATATGGCTCCCACCAAGGCGCTTGGCGCCGGTGAGGTCGGCTACATCATCACCGGAGCAAAGGACGTCAGCCAATCCAAGGTCGGCGACACCGTCACCTCGGCCGTTCGTCCGGCAACCGAGCCGCTGCCCGGCTACCGCGACCCGCATCCCATGGTCTATGCTGGCATCTTCCCGATCGACAACGCCCAGTTCCCGGAACTGCGCGACGCACTCGACAAGCTCAAGCTGAACGATGCGGCCCTGACTTACGAGCCGGAAACGTCGGTGGCGCTGGGATTCGGTTTCCGCTGCGGCTTCCTCGGATTGCTGCACATGGAGATCGTGGTCGAACGTCTGAGCCGCGAATTCGGGCTCGACCTGATCTCGACCGCCCCGAACGTGACCTACAAGGTCACCGCCGAAGACGGTACGCTGCACGAGGTCAAGAACCCGAGCGAATTCCCGGATGGCAAGATCAAGCAGATCGTCGAGCCGATGGTCGCCGCCGACATCATCACGCCAAAGGAGTTCATCGGTTCGGTGATGGACCTGTGCCAGGACCATCGCGGCGAGATGGGCACGATGGAATACCTGAGCCCCGAGCGCGTCGAGATGCATTACCGCATCCCGTTGGCCGAGATCGTCTTCGACTTCTTCGATCAGCTCAAAAGCCGCACCAAAGGCTACGCCTCGCTCGACTATCACGAGGACGGTGAGCAGGCCGCGGACCTCGTCAAGGTCGATATCCTCATCCAAGGGGAGAAGGTCGACGCGTTCAGCGCCATCGTTCACCGCGACAAGTCCTACAGCTACGGCGTGATGATGACCAAGAAGCTGCAGAAGCTCATCCCGCGCCAGCAGTTCGAGATTCCCATCCAGGCCGCCATCGGTTCCCGTGTCATCGCACGCGAGACCATCCGCGCCCTGCGCAAGGACGTGCTCGCCAAGTGCTACGGCGGCGACATTACCCGTAAGCGCAAGCTCTTGGAGAAACAGAAGGCCGGCAAGAAGCGCATGAAGATGCTCGGCCATGTCGAGGTGCCGCAGGAGGCGTTCGTCGCCGCCCTCTCGACCGGTGAGGCCGGAGCCAACAAGTCCATGGACATCGACACCAAGAACAAGATTCGCGCCGCCGAAAAGGCCGTGAAATAA
- a CDS encoding nitroreductase family protein, which yields MMELSEAIRVRHAVRHYTDKPIPQDIVDELQRTIDQYNRKGNLSMQLKLNDPAAFEGFLTDYGIYKGARNLVAIVSDRTSDWEERCGYYGAHVLLRATQLGLDTGWVRQFGRHLSKHVALERGERPRFAIVMGYGTNHGQQHRCKQYDQVAQVPQNVATPQWFRAGVEAALLAPTSLNQQKFTFTLQPDGRTVEAKAGLGLCTRTDLGIAKYHFEIGAGPDADFVWA from the coding sequence ATGATGGAACTGAGCGAAGCGATTCGGGTGCGTCATGCCGTTCGGCATTATACCGACAAGCCGATTCCGCAGGATATTGTCGATGAGCTTCAAAGGACCATCGACCAATATAACCGCAAAGGCAACCTGAGCATGCAGTTGAAGCTCAACGATCCTGCCGCATTCGAGGGTTTCCTCACCGACTACGGCATCTACAAAGGCGCCCGCAACCTCGTCGCCATCGTCTCGGATCGTACGTCGGACTGGGAGGAACGTTGCGGCTATTACGGCGCACACGTGCTGTTGCGCGCCACGCAGCTCGGTCTCGATACTGGTTGGGTGCGTCAGTTCGGACGTCACCTTTCCAAGCATGTCGCGCTGGAACGCGGTGAGCGGCCAAGGTTCGCCATCGTCATGGGCTATGGCACCAATCACGGCCAACAGCATCGTTGCAAGCAATACGATCAAGTTGCTCAGGTTCCACAAAACGTGGCGACGCCGCAATGGTTCCGAGCCGGCGTCGAGGCCGCATTGCTTGCCCCCACGTCGTTGAACCAGCAGAAATTCACGTTCACTTTGCAACCCGATGGCCGCACGGTCGAAGCCAAAGCCGGCCTAGGCCTCTGCACCCGCACCGACCTTGGCATCGCAAAATATCATTTCGAAATAGGCGCCGGTCCCGATGCCGATTTTGTGTGGGCCTAA
- a CDS encoding type II toxin-antitoxin system RelB/DinJ family antitoxin — MSLSASAPKVTRINFRTDTETKEKASSVFAKLGLDMSTALNMFLHQTVVDQALPFRPELSGFEERVLKAASEPTRSFDSVDDLMEEIRGTSTH, encoded by the coding sequence ATGAGTTTGTCTGCAAGTGCGCCGAAGGTCACGAGAATCAACTTCAGGACCGATACCGAAACCAAGGAGAAGGCGAGCTCAGTCTTTGCCAAGCTGGGACTGGATATGTCAACCGCGCTCAACATGTTTCTGCATCAGACGGTGGTCGACCAGGCGTTGCCTTTCCGACCTGAACTATCCGGCTTCGAGGAAAGAGTGCTCAAGGCCGCGAGCGAGCCTACGCGTTCGTTCGACAGCGTGGACGACCTGATGGAGGAGATTCGTGGCACTTCAACGCATTGA